A single region of the Triplophysa dalaica isolate WHDGS20190420 chromosome 15, ASM1584641v1, whole genome shotgun sequence genome encodes:
- the LOC130436960 gene encoding solute carrier family 2, facilitated glucose transporter member 1 produces the protein MAKKENQLTVTLLISIMAAVLGSLQIGYHTGNINAPARVIEEFFNTTWISRHNQSMPEQSLTFLWSLSVSIKDFGALLGSLGVKGLADTFGRRNAILTVNALSVVGAFLMSMSKATGSFEMLIVGRLIFGLFCGLVMSLNPLYIQGVSPTNLRGAFATLNQVSFASGILLGMVVGLETVLGTEENWSLMLSLSLIPAALQYVSLPFCPESPRYLFINKGKEKEAEAALKRLRGNPEMVMKEMEEMREEAAHSETGVTVREFLRKRRYRQPIILVLIINLCSQLSGFNAIINYSTKMFAQSNFDEAKYLTLGVGAVNVAFTVVAFFLVERAGRRKLLLAGFLSLAICNLLMTITYSLLNIFPDIRNIQVLVVFFLISAYEVGPGPISWFIAAELFDQSARPIAMAFTSMLNWGGKFLLALLFPPLLNMCGAYVYLLFMCMALFAFTFNMFRLPETKGRTFDDIAAEFRGAEGIPLHNKMTFNTFT, from the exons ATGGCTAAAAAGGAG AATCAGCTGACTGTTACGTTGTTGATCTCCATCATGGCAGCGGTGCTCGGCTCCCTCCAGATAGGATACCACACAGGCAACATCAATGCCCCAGCCCGA GTAATTGAGGAGTTTTTCAACACAACATGGATATCCAGGCACAATCAGTCAATGCCAGAGCAGAGTCTTACTTTCCTGTGGTCCCTCTCTGTTAGCATTAAGGACTTTGGTGCGCTACTTGGTTCACTGGGGGTCAAAGGTCTTGCTGACACTTTCGGGAG GCGTAATGCCATTCTCACAGTGAATGCCTTATCTGTGGTGGGTGCCTTTCTGATGTCTATGAGCAAAGCTACAggatcatttgaaatgcttatTGTGGGTAGGCTGATCTTTGGTTTGTTCTGTGGCCTGGTGATGAGCTTGAACCCACTGTATATCCAGGGAGTCTCCCCCACAAACCTCCGTGGTGCTTTTGCCACTTTGAATCAGGTCTCTTTCGCCTCAGGCATTCTGCTGGGCATG GTCGTGGGATTGGAAACAGTATTGGGAACAGAGGAAAACTGGTCCCTCATGCTTTCCCTGTCCCTCATACCTGCAGCACTCCAGTATGTGAGCCTTCCTTTCTGTCCTGAGAGTCCCCGCTACCTCTTTATTAACAAGGGAAAAGAAAAGGAAGCAGAGGCCG CCCTGAAAAGACTTCGGGGAAATCCAGAGATGGTGATGAAAGAAATGGAGGAGATGAGAGAGGAAGCTGCTCATAGTGAAACAGGAGTGACTGTCAGAGAATTCCTCAGGAAGCGACGCTACAGGCAGCCAATAATACTTGTGCTTATCATAAACCTGTGCAGCCAGTTATCTGGGTTTAATGCG ATCATAAATTATTCAACTAAAATGTTTGCCCAGTCCAATTTTGATGAAGCCAAATATTTGACGCTAGGAGTAGGGGCAGTTAATGTGGCATTTACCGTAGTAGCA TTTTTCCTGGTGGAAAGAGCTGGCCGCAGAAAGTTGTTGCTTGCTGGATTTCTGTCATTAGCCATCTGCAACCTGCTTATGACCATCACATACTCCCTTTTG AACATATTTCCAGACATCCGAAATATTCAGGTACTGGTGGTTTTCTTCCTGATCTCAGCTTATGAGGTGGGACCTGGACCAATTTCATGGTTTATTGCTGCTGAGCTTTTTGACCAGTCGGCCCGTCCTATTGCAATGGCCTTCACCAGCATGCTGAACTGGGGAGGGAAGTTTCTTTTAGCACTGCTCTTTCCACCTCTGCTG AATATGTGTGGGGCCTATGTTTATCTTCTCTTTATGTGTATGGCCCTGTTCGCCTTCACCTTCAACATGTTTCGTCTTCCTGAAACCAAGGGACGCACTTTCGATGACATTGCGGCTGAGTTTCGTGGAGCAGAGGGTATTCCACTACATAACAAGATGACCTTTAACACATTCACCTGA
- the LOC130436974 gene encoding immunoglobulin lambda-1 light chain, producing the protein MMRKKLTIFVLQWLIFVVQCQGSTNFVLQSTPYMTVQPRDNVTLNCSIGKGQSMGSYTMLWYRQAHYGQPIEFIIKEYGEPTQNFEVFLNTKDNLFSLLVSNLSVKDSATYYCAASSQAYFGGGTKLTVLDPGINITQPKVKILKPSKKEACGKAVTLVCLAEDFYPDHVTIKWRIGNTEVVKGVATDQYATQNSDKKFHMSSRLKVKKKEWNNAKKKFTCIVTFYNHNNTEVIATVNGVVGGFDRDEHVRKTQTVKLAYGVFIAKSGLYGLFIFLFIWRQGLAKKQ; encoded by the exons ATGATGAGAAAAAAACTCACAATATTTGTACTCCAGTGGCTCATTTTTGTAGTCCAAT gtCAAGGATCAACTAATTTTGTGCTTCAGTCTACACCATACATGACAGTACAACCCAGAGATAATGTGACACTGAACTGTAGCATCGGTAAAGGACAGAGCATGGGTAGCTACACTATGCTGTGGTACAGACAAGCCCATTATGGACAACCTATagaatttattataaaagagTATGGGGAACCAACGCAAAACTTTGAAGTGTTTCTAAATACGAAAGACAACTTGTTCAGCCTGCTGGTCTCTAACCTGTCTGTGAAGGACAGTGCCACTTATTACTGTGCTGCAAG CAGTCAGGCTTACTTTGGTGGAGGCACAAAGTTAACAGTTCTAG atcCTGGTATTAATATCACTCAACCAAAGGTGAAAATTCTAAAACCCTCAAAAAAGGAGGCCTGTGGGAAAGCTGTGACTCTCGTGTGTTTGGCCGAAGATTTTTATCCAGACCATGTGACAATAAAGTGGAGAATTGGCAACACAGAAGTTGTTAAAGGAGTGGCAACAGACCAATATGCTACCCAGAATTCCGATAAAAAGTTCCACATGTCCAGCAGgctcaaagtaaaaaaaaaagaatggaaCAATGCAAAAAAGAAATTTACCTGCATAGTAACATTCTATAATCATAATAACACAGAGGTAATAGCCACAGTAAATGGAGTTGTAG gtGGATTTGACCGAG ATGAACACGTGAGAAAGACACAGACAGTAAAGCTTGCATATGGTGTGTTCATTGCTAAAAGTGGACTTTAtggactttttatttttctctttatatgGAGACAG GGTCTGgcaaaaaagcaataa